Genomic DNA from Zonotrichia leucophrys gambelii isolate GWCS_2022_RI chromosome 23, RI_Zleu_2.0, whole genome shotgun sequence:
GGGGAGGATGAGCTGGACGACATCTACTCCGGTTCTGGCTCGGGGTGTGAGTACTGGGAAATGTCCCTGGATGGTTGGGGGGTTCCTGGGATTCCTGGGAAGGGTTCTTGGCCAGCTTGGTCCCTGGATGGTTGGGGAGTTCCTGGGAAGGAACTGGCTGTGGGAATGAGGAGTTCCTGGTGAGAGTCCCTGGCTGGCTGTAGAGTTGGGGAGTTCCTAGTGAAGGTCCTTGGCTGGCTGTGGGAATGAGGAGTTCCTGGGAAGGCCCTTGGCTGGCTTGGAGTTGGGCAGTTCATGGGAAGGTCTTTGGCTGGCTATGGTTTTGGAAAGCTCTGGAGAGGGGTGTCTGGCTGACTGTGAGGTtggaaggctggagaggggatgTGAGGGAGGGAATTGCCCTTTATCCAGCACTGGAATTGTCCTCTGAGACAAAAGAAATGGGAACTGTCCCAAAAGTTGGGCTCCATGTCCCGGTTCACCCTCTGGCCCTACCGGGCAGGACTGGCCCCTCACAGACCCCAGAGAGGGCTTTGGCCACCACATGGGCACAGCCCTTGGTTTCTGCCAAGTCTGGAACCATCCGTGCTCTCGGATTTTGGGGGTGATGCCATGGAAATgcatcagcagcagcttcactCCTCCCTCTTGTCCCCGTTTCAGATTTCGAGCCAGAGCCGGGGCTGGACACGGCCGTGAGCCTGACCACGGACACGCTGGTGACACTGCCCACCACGGCGGCCGTGCTGCCCGtcactgctgcccagcccaTGGCAACGCCCCTGGAGCCGTCCCCCACCCCCCAGGACACCACCCCCGGGCAGGCCACCAGCgccttccccatccccaggaCCACAGAAGCACCGGTGGTGCCCAGCTGGAAAACCACAactgccaccaccaccagcaccacgGCCAGCGAGCCCCCAACCACCATGGCCACCACCACCACGACCACCATGGCCACCAcgaccaccaccaccaccaccaccaccacggAGGCCACCACGACCACAAGCAGCACCACTGTGGCCACGGCCAAGCCCACCACCATCCGGAGGTTCCTGCCCCCCTTGGCCACCAAGGCGGCCACCACCCGGACCCCCACCACCCTGGAGACCCCCACCACGCCTGTCCCCGAGACCAGCACGCCGACAGAGGTGGCCACGTCACGCGCTGTCCCCACCAGCAcggccaggcccagggccctGCCAAAGCCCAGCACCTCGAGGACTGCAGAGCTCCCCGAGAAAAGCACGGCCTTGCCACCCACGGCCACCACGCTGCCGCCCACTGAGGCCCCCCAGGTAGGAGGCCAGAGCCCTTCTCACCTGCTCGGGGCTCCTGGGCTCCCTGGAAGCCAAAGTGGTGGCCACGGGAGGCCTTTGGTGCCCATCCATCCTTGGCCATTTGCTCTGAGGGAGGTGGAGGCAGGCTGGGCTCTTCCAGAGccaaaggaggagaagggggagctCAGCCCGGGCAGGGGTTCAGGCTCCTGGGGCACCCAGGATGTGCCACCCACCCCGGTGACCCCGCTCTGCCTCCTTCGGAGCGGCTTccccaggcaggagggcagcggTGCCGCATCCCAGGGGACACAGCGACTGTCCTCGGGGTTCGGTGTCATGTCCCAGCTCCCGCCCCTCGCCGGGAGTCCCAAACTCTCCTCAATTACCGCTTGATGGTGCATTTCCAGCCCATCGGGTGTCCTGAGCAGGAATTTCAGCTCCATCTCGCATTCAGAGCCCCTCAGGGGCCCTTTGCAGCCGCTTTGACTGAAAGGTGGAGTGATTTGTCTAAACTACTCTCTCTTTTCCGCCTGCAAATGCGTGCTCGGAGCGCTCGGGGCTCCCGCTGACCTTCAATTAATCCCTGTCACAAACGCGGCCGCTCGCTCGTGGGAAGCGCTGAGCCGTGCGCGGGCCCCGGGGCAGCGGGACATGGAGAGGGCTCCCAGCCCCGCCCCAGACAGCTCCCGGCTCATCCCGAATCCCGGCTCATCCCGAACCCTGCTCAGTGACCGAGGCAGGAGGGACGGAGCCCATCGCCCCAGCAGGGAGGGGTCCGGGGGAGGTTTGGCTCGGGGATTCTCCAGCTTGGTGGATGCCGAGGTACATGGGGAAACGTCCGGAGATTTGGTCCCGAGGGGATGTGCAGGAGGATCCCAGCGAATGGATCAGGGACGGGATGGAGGGGGTGGCATGGATCATATTCCCAGGCAACCCTTGAGGCCGGGACCCCCTCCTTGTTAAGGGAattgggcagggacagcagggagctgggctgggtgacagcCCTGTGGCCTGGGTGATAGAGGcccatcctcctgctcctgccctgtgcagcaggaagggggaagggac
This window encodes:
- the SDC3 gene encoding syndecan-3, encoding MPGEVPPPAPRGLRSLPLLLLLLLSARAALAQRWRNENFERPVDLEGSGDDDPFGEDELDDIYSGSGSGYFEPEPGLDTAVSLTTDTLVTLPTTAAVLPVTAAQPMATPLEPSPTPQDTTPGQATSAFPIPRTTEAPVVPSWKTTTATTTSTTASEPPTTMATTTTTTMATTTTTTTTTTTEATTTTSSTTVATAKPTTIRRFLPPLATKAATTRTPTTLETPTTPVPETSTPTEVATSRAVPTSTARPRALPKPSTSRTAELPEKSTALPPTATTLPPTEAPQMEPGEVTTAPDKEPEVPASSGPSGDFEIREEEETTRPDLGNEVVAVVTPPAGPGPGRNVETGLLDNTIDSGNSAAQLPQKNILERKEVLIAVIVGGVVGALFAAFLVMLLIYRMKKKDEGSYTLEEPKQANVTYQKPDKQEEFYA